GGTGGAACGTTATAACGATTTGTTTGTGGAAAAGGTTTGGGGCTGCTCCGCCAGCCAGGTGGACTGGTTTCACCTCGCCAAAGTCGGCTCGCGCAGCCAAGAGTTTTTATGCTGGAAAGTCGGGCAGTTTTTCTATGGCGCGCACCGCGCCTTGGACGACGTGCAAGCCCTCACTCATTTGCTGAGTTTCCCGATTTCCGAATCGCAACTGCCCGCCTTCCACTTCCTGCTGGCGTCCGTGCGCCAGCAAAAAGTGCTCATCAAAGCCACCGGCGCGCCGTTTGATTTGAAGGATGCGTTGCGCCAACGCGGTTACCGCTGGCAAGTCTCGGAACGCGTCTGGCAAAAAATCTTCGACGCCAGCCAACAACAAGACGAAATCGCCTGGCTGATTGAAAACAACACCCCTAATCCAGACGTGATTAAAATCAAAGCCACCGATACCTTTTCA
The nucleotide sequence above comes from Hydrogenovibrio thermophilus. Encoded proteins:
- a CDS encoding 3'-5' exonuclease, with translation MTTDTNLESLAQQLDASGDYQVLRRFQAVSQYQAPQGDDYHKVCIIDTETTGLDTSVCEIIELGYQVVEFDSQGHFYRVLLAKNFLNEPEGEITPEVTQVTGLTLEDVQGHRIPWEEVEADLADVQLCVAHNAAFDRPVVERYNDLFVEKVWGCSASQVDWFHLAKVGSRSQEFLCWKVGQFFYGAHRALDDVQALTHLLSFPISESQLPAFHFLLASVRQQKVLIKATGAPFDLKDALRQRGYRWQVSERVWQKIFDASQQQDEIAWLIENNTPNPDVIKIKATDTFSVRAQ